A part of Tachysurus vachellii isolate PV-2020 chromosome 4, HZAU_Pvac_v1, whole genome shotgun sequence genomic DNA contains:
- the desmb gene encoding desmin b, with product MSRASYASSQSSSYRRAFGGPSFTTAPITRSSMLGRGSGGSKVSSRVYEVTKTSTSSPPGYSSYRASSYGIPALSTGISRSYGGMGETLDFSLADALNQEFLQTRTNEKVELQHLNDRFASYIEKVRFLEQQNQVLTVEVERLRGREPTRIADLYEEEMRELRRQIEVVTNQRSRVEVERDNLADDLQKLKLRLQEEIAQKEEAENNLAAFRADVDAATLARLDLERRIETLQEEIAFLKRIHEEEIRELQAQMQETQVQIQMDMSKPDLTGALRDIRSQYESIAAKNIAEAEDWYKSKVSDLNQAVSKNNEALKQAKLETMEYRHQIQSYTCEIDSLKGTNESLMRQMQDMEDRHGHEAAGFQDTITRLEAEIANMKDEMARHLREYQDLLNVKMALDVEIATYRKLLEGEESRITLPMQAYSTISYRETSPEHQQRASEMHSKKTVLIKTIETRDGEVVSESTQHQQDIM from the exons ATGAGCCGCGCCTCTTATGCCTCCTCCCAATCCTCCTCATACCGCCGTGCCTTCGGTGGGCCCAGCTTCACCACAGCCCCCATTACCCGCTCCTCTATGCTTGGCCGTGGCTCAGGGGGCTCAAAAGTCAGCTCACGGGTCTACGAGGTCACCAAAACATCAACTTCATCGCCACCAGGCTATAGCAGTTACCGTGCATCTTCCTATGGCATCCCTGCTCTGTCAACAGGTATCTCTCGCTCTTATGGCGGCATGGGTGAGACATTGGACTTCAGCCTGGCTGATGCCCTCAACCAGGAGTTCCTGCAAACACGCACCAATGAGAAGGTTGAACTGCAGCACCTGAACGACCGTTTTGCCAGCTACATTGAGAAGGTGCGCTTTCTTGAGCAGCAGAACCAGGTTTTGACGGTTGAAGTGGAACGACTGCGGGGCCGAGAGCCAACACGCATTGCTGACCTCTATGAGGAAGAAATGAGGGAGCTGAGGCGCCAGATAGAGgttgtgaccaatcagaggtCCCGAGTTGAAGTGGAGCGAGACAACCTGGCTGATGACTTACAGAAACTCAAACTCAG GCTTCAGGAGGAGATTGCACAGAAAGAGGAGGCAGAGAACAACCTTGCAGCATTCAGAGCT GATGTGGATGCAGCCACCCTTGCCCGTCTAGACCTGGAGAGACGTATCGAAACTCTGCAAGAGGAAATCGCCTTCCTCAAGAGGATCCACGAGGAG GAGATTCGTGAGCTGCAGGCTCAGATGCAAGAGACTCAGGTGCAGATACAGATGGATATGTCCAAGCCTGATCTGACTGGTGCTCTGAGAGACATTCGTTCTCAGTATGAGTCCATCGCCGCCAAGAACATTGCAGAGGCTGAAGACTGGTACAAGTCCAAG GTGTCAGACTTGAACCAAGCAGTATCCAAGAACAACGAAGCCCTGAAGCAGGCCAAGCTGGAGACCATGGAGTACCGACACCAGATTCAGTCCTACACCTGTGAGATTGACTCACTGAAGGGCACG AATGAGTCTCTGATGAGGCAGATGCAAGACATGGAGGACAGACATGGACATGAGGCTGCTGGCTTTCAGGACACAATTACTCGACTGGAGGCTGAGATCGCTAACATGAAGGATGAAATGGCACGACACCTGCGCGAATACCAGGACCTGCTCAATGTTAAGATGGCTCTGGATGTAGAGATTGCCACCTACAGGAAGCTGCTGGAGGGAGAAGAGAGCAG GATTACACTGCCCATGCAGGCCTACTCCACGATTAGCTATAGAG AGACCAGCCCAGAGCACCAACAACGAGCTTCTGAAATGCATTCAAAAAAAACAGTGCTAATCAAAACGATCGAGACCCGTGATGGCGAG GTGGTGAGTGAATCTACACAGCACCAGCAGGACATCATGTAG
- the tmem198b gene encoding transmembrane protein 198-B, with amino-acid sequence MTSTLQTLAFKLALPPQEVGPEPLDTCDFGTDRQYEVVPSVVCSMCCLFGIIYCFFGYRCFKAVLFLTGLMFGSVVVFLLCYKERVLDTQLSAEASAGIGLGIGTLCGLVTMLVRSVGLFMVGLLLGLLAGIGTLVGMEELSSAPPRSVWVPLGVLLGLGMLFAVLTLQWQRFFTTLSTAAFGAAVIAVAADYFVELFGLVRYIYERVKAVPARSQCWVTWAVLGAWPALALLGAFVQWRVTAEGYSHTKVMISRQQRRVQLMRIRQKEERRECSRKKRRKQQSQHHTHSGKAMHPEPPYRRKPQPVRRYDGDVLSPSYIQSFRERQGEGCAYPGARLSGAHTAVDIDYDCGSTVPLTSGAVPNPRV; translated from the exons ATGACGTCCACTCTGCAGACGTTGGCCTTCAAACTGGCTCTGCCTCCACAAGAAGTTGGTCCTGAGCCACTGGATACTTGCGATTTTGGAACGGATCGCCAGTATGAAGTGGTTCCCTCCGTGGTCTGCTCCATGTGCTGCCTATTCGGCATCATCTACTGCTTCTTTG gcTACCGCTGTTTCAAGGCCGTGCTCTTCTTGACAGGCCTGATGTTTGGCTCAGTGGTGGTCTTCCTGCTGTGCTACAAGGAGCGAGTGCTGGACACACAGCTTAGTGCTGAGGCGAGCGCAGGCATCGGGCTGGGCATCGGGACCCTGTGTGGTCTGGTCACCATGCTGGTGCGCAGTGTTGGTCTCTTCATGGTGGGTCTGCTTCTGGGGCTGTTGGCAGGAATTGGCACACTGGTGGGCATGGAGGAGTTGTCATCAGCACCACCACGCTCAGTGTGGGTGCCTCTTGGGGTACTGTTAGGCCTGGGAATGCTGTTTGCTGTTCTCACATTGCAGTGGCAGCGCTTCTTTACCACTCTTTCTACAGCAGCATTCGGAGCAGCAGTCATTGCTGTGGCGGCCGATTACTTTGTGGAGCTGTTTGGGTTGGTGCGCTACATCTACGAGCGAGTGAAGGCTGTACCGGCACGCTCTCAGTGTTGGGTGACCTGGGCCGTGCTTGGAGCATGGCCTGCCCTCGCCTTGCTTGGAGCATTTGTGCAGTGGCGGGTGACAGCTGAAGGATACTCGCACACTAAAG TGATGATAAGCCGTCAGCAGCGGCGAGTGCAGCTCATGCGGATCCGAcagaaggaggagaggagagagtgcagcaggaagaagaggaggaagcaGCAGTCTCAACACCATACGCACTCAGGCAAAGCTATGCATCCAGAACCGCCGTACCGCAGGAAACCCCAGCCTGTCCGCCGCTATGATGGAGACGTCCTCTCTCCG AGCTACATCCAGAGTTTCCGAGAGCGGCAAGGGGAAGGGTGTGCGTATCCTGGTGCCCGGCTCTCTGGTGCACACACTGCCGTGGACATAGACTACGACTGTGGCTCGACTGTCCCCCTCACCTCTGGTGCTGTACCTAATCCTCGAGTGTGA